The Tachyglossus aculeatus isolate mTacAcu1 chromosome 22, mTacAcu1.pri, whole genome shotgun sequence genome window below encodes:
- the LOC119944103 gene encoding olfactory receptor 5A2-like — protein sequence MSRGRNTTVVTEFILLGFSDHPELKIFLFVLFLAIYLVTLTWNLGLSSLIKVSPHLHIPMYFFLRHLSFIDMGFSSTVIPKMLSDFFKEQRTISFLGCVTQYCFFSGFGLTECCILAAMAYDRYAAICTPLLYTTVMSPSLCRKMVVAAYMGGFLSGLTQTGLLYRQDFCGPNVVHHFFCDLLPLLALSCSDTSTTQVVVFVVGVIIGMISVLVVLLSYGYITVAVLMIRSARGRSKTFATCASHLTTVILYYGSGFFVYMRLNSSYSENRDKVVSLFYTLLIPMLNPLIYSLRNREILDTLKRVKEKKTEDLMSKSQKEQDKAGSLTDITD from the exons ATGTCTCGGGGAAGAAACACCACGGTGGTTACCGAGTtcatcctcctgggattctcagacCATCCAGAGCTCAAGATTTTCCTCTTTGTGTTGTTCTTAGCCATCTACCTTGTGACTCTCACCTGGAACCTGGGGCTCAGCAGCCTGATCAAGGTCTCCCCAcatctccacatccccatgtatttcttcctccgtCATTTGTCCTTCATAGACATGGGTTTCTCATCTACTGTCATCCCCAAGATGCTCTCAGACTTCTTCAAGGAGCAGAggaccatttccttcctgggctgtgtcactCAGTATTGTTTCTTCAGTGGGTTTGGGCTGACTGAATGTTGTATCCTGGCTGCCATGGCGTATGATCGTTATGCAGCCATCTGTACCCCACTGCTGTACACGACCGtcatgtctccctccctctgtagaAAAATGGTGGTTGCGGCCTATATGGGGGGATTCCTCAGTGGCCTGACTCAAACGGGCTTATTGTACCGGCAggacttctgtggccccaacgttgtccatcacttcttctgtgacctccTTCCTCTGCTGGCTCTGTCCTGTTCTGACACTTCCACCACCCAAGTTGTGGTCTTCGTTGTGGGAGTGATCATTGGAATGATATCCGTGCTTGTGGTCCTCCTGTCCTACGGTTATATCACTGTGGCTGTTCTGATGATCCGCTCGGCGAGAGGCAGGTCCAAGACTTTCGCCACCTGTGCCTCTCACCTGACCACCGTGATCCTCTATTATGGTTCCGGTTTCTTTGTGTACATGCGTCTAAACTCCAGCTACTCCGAGAACCGGGACAAGGTGGTGTCGCTCTTCTACACGCTGttgatccccatgctgaacccgcttatctacagtctgaggaacagagagattctGGACACCTTGAAGCGAGTCAAGGAGAAAAAG ACTGAAGACCTCATGTCAAAGAGTCAAAAGGAGCAAGACAAAGCAGGGTCTCTCACCGATATtaccgattaa